In a single window of the Methanofollis ethanolicus genome:
- a CDS encoding asparagine synthase C-terminal domain-containing protein, translated as MADLFLKGWVEQGGRRLSEEEVLAVLTENPRDVSLFGGEFCLRYGEWEARDHFGIVPGPSPAGTVTCDGEVVGPVDPCYPAGDLDEAVVEAVALRTVDGAAVALSGGVDSALVAALARLPAVVVGLDGSHDQRRALALAEILGIPCDAVAVTEGEVEEALHEVVAVLGDPNPVDASIATTEYFVCRWAEEQGYGRILAGQGADELFGGYARYLDNDDLAAALEAGVADLPRQVARDGAVAAHYGTAFSLPYLDLRVVAAAGAIPPAEKVRDGVRKAPLRKVAERHIPPEFARAEKKAMQYGSGIWKTIQRLARRNGYDHVTDWLKAMTCDAE; from the coding sequence GTGGCTGACCTCTTCCTGAAGGGCTGGGTCGAACAGGGCGGACGGCGCCTCTCTGAGGAGGAGGTGCTGGCCGTCCTGACGGAGAACCCCCGCGACGTCTCTCTTTTCGGCGGCGAGTTCTGTCTTCGGTACGGCGAGTGGGAGGCGCGGGACCATTTCGGCATCGTGCCCGGGCCCTCGCCGGCAGGGACGGTCACCTGCGACGGCGAGGTCGTCGGCCCTGTGGACCCCTGCTATCCTGCCGGCGACCTCGACGAGGCGGTCGTCGAGGCGGTCGCCCTGCGGACGGTCGACGGCGCCGCGGTCGCCCTCTCGGGCGGCGTGGACTCAGCGCTCGTCGCCGCCCTCGCCCGTCTCCCCGCGGTCGTCGTCGGCCTGGACGGTTCGCACGACCAGAGGCGGGCCCTCGCCCTTGCAGAAATTCTCGGGATCCCCTGCGACGCCGTCGCCGTCACCGAAGGTGAGGTGGAGGAGGCGCTGCACGAGGTCGTCGCCGTCCTCGGCGACCCGAACCCGGTGGACGCCTCCATCGCCACGACGGAATATTTTGTGTGCCGCTGGGCTGAGGAGCAGGGGTATGGGCGCATCCTTGCCGGGCAGGGCGCCGACGAACTTTTCGGCGGCTACGCACGCTACCTCGACAACGACGACCTCGCCGCCGCCCTTGAGGCGGGCGTCGCCGACCTCCCGCGGCAGGTCGCACGGGACGGGGCGGTGGCCGCCCATTATGGTACCGCGTTCTCTCTCCCGTACCTGGACCTCCGCGTCGTGGCGGCGGCAGGCGCCATCCCCCCGGCCGAGAAAGTGCGGGACGGGGTGCGGAAGGCGCCGCTGCGGAAGGTCGCGGAGAGGCACATCCCGCCGGAATTCGCACGGGCCGAGAAGAAGGCGATGCAGTACGGGAGCGGGATCTGGAAGACCATCCAGAGACTCGCACGCCGTAACGGATACGATCACGTTACCGACTGGCTGAAGGCCATGACGTGCGACGCCGAGTAA
- a CDS encoding RNA-binding domain-containing protein: MSGDLKVQLQEMLLLPAETECIEFKEARNNYDFDKIGKYFSALSNEANLNGKPAGWLIFGVTDRPPREVVGSHYRLTPPGLDRLKEEIAHHTNHRITFAAIHELTVDCGRVVMFEIPPCPRGIPTTWKGVAYGRSHESLEPLALYEMDQIHSQPPQDDWSAKVCEGATLADLDPEAIAFAREKYKEKHQGLASEVDEWDDSTFLAKAKVCPQGRMTNAAIILLGKSEAAHLLSPAIAHITWVLRDKDEVEVDYAHFGPPLILAVDRVFHKVRNLTIRHISGETLFPLEVSQYDPWVIREALHNCIAHQDYRQSARITVTERPGSLMFTNRGEFIPGTVLSVIERDVPPDRYRNPFLANAMVELKMIDTIGSGIKRMFRIQRDRNFPMPDYDLDEEGVVRVTIPGRVIDEKYTRMLVKRKELTLTDVIALDKVQKGHPITPEERTILRKKKLIEGRYPNLYVSESVAAEIDTKADYIRKRPFDRAHFKSMVVAYLRTYHEARLAEIEDLLLDKVSDALNEDQRRHFIKDLLQEMRKEGTITTIGKTKGAKWVLTPDPANEV, from the coding sequence ATGTCCGGGGATCTGAAAGTTCAACTGCAGGAGATGCTGCTTCTACCGGCCGAGACCGAATGTATCGAGTTCAAAGAAGCAAGAAACAACTACGATTTCGACAAAATCGGCAAATATTTTTCTGCATTGAGCAATGAAGCCAATCTGAACGGGAAGCCGGCAGGTTGGCTGATCTTCGGCGTCACCGACAGACCGCCCAGAGAGGTTGTCGGCTCACATTATCGTCTCACTCCGCCCGGCCTCGATCGCCTCAAGGAGGAGATCGCACACCATACGAATCATCGGATAACATTTGCCGCCATTCACGAACTCACCGTCGACTGTGGACGGGTGGTGATGTTCGAGATCCCTCCGTGCCCCCGCGGCATTCCGACCACCTGGAAGGGTGTTGCATATGGCCGGAGTCATGAATCTCTCGAACCCCTTGCCCTCTACGAGATGGACCAGATACACAGCCAGCCCCCTCAGGACGACTGGTCGGCGAAGGTCTGTGAGGGCGCCACCCTTGCAGACCTCGATCCAGAGGCGATCGCCTTTGCACGGGAAAAATACAAAGAGAAACACCAGGGCCTTGCGAGCGAGGTCGACGAGTGGGACGACAGTACGTTCCTTGCCAAGGCAAAAGTCTGTCCTCAGGGTCGGATGACGAATGCCGCGATCATCCTCCTGGGAAAGAGCGAGGCCGCACATCTTCTCTCGCCTGCCATTGCACACATCACCTGGGTCCTCAGGGATAAGGACGAGGTGGAAGTAGACTATGCGCATTTCGGACCCCCGCTGATCCTCGCTGTCGACCGCGTTTTTCACAAGGTCCGAAACCTTACCATCCGCCATATCTCAGGGGAAACGCTCTTCCCCCTGGAAGTGTCGCAATATGACCCCTGGGTGATCCGCGAGGCGTTGCACAACTGCATCGCCCACCAGGACTACCGACAGTCGGCCCGCATCACGGTGACCGAGAGGCCGGGCTCCCTGATGTTTACCAACCGCGGCGAGTTTATTCCCGGCACGGTGCTGAGCGTGATCGAGCGCGATGTGCCGCCCGACCGGTATCGAAACCCCTTCCTTGCCAATGCGATGGTCGAATTGAAGATGATCGACACCATCGGCAGCGGGATCAAAAGGATGTTCCGGATACAGCGGGACCGCAATTTTCCGATGCCTGATTATGACCTCGACGAAGAGGGCGTGGTGCGGGTCACGATTCCCGGTCGGGTGATTGATGAGAAGTACACCCGGATGCTCGTCAAAAGGAAGGAGTTGACGCTGACGGATGTGATCGCCCTCGACAAGGTGCAAAAGGGCCATCCCATCACTCCAGAGGAACGGACTATTCTGCGGAAGAAGAAACTCATCGAGGGACGATATCCGAACCTGTACGTTTCGGAGAGTGTCGCGGCCGAGATCGATACGAAGGCCGATTATATCCGGAAGAGGCCGTTTGACAGGGCGCATTTCAAGAGCATGGTGGTGGCGTACCTCCGGACGTACCATGAGGCGAGGCTGGCGGAGATTGAAGACCTGCTGCTGGACAAGGTTTCCGATGCTCTGAACGAAGACCAGAGGCGCCATTTCATCAAGGATCTGCTCCAGGAGATGCGTAAGGAAGGGACGATCACGACCATCGGGAAGACGAAGGGCGCGAAGTGGGTGCTCACCCCCGACCCTGCCAATGAGGTATGA
- a CDS encoding ORC1-type DNA replication protein, with amino-acid sequence MTPSLLMSDQTLFRDPDLFEFDRLPEQFNYRDTQVKDLAFALRPALRGTRPLNTVLRGPPGTGKTTAVRRIFAEVEETTQMVVPVLVSCQKDRTRPAVFARIYEGIAGHKPPAVGVPYTKIVDEVGHLLATREAVLVVCLDDADALLPDGVLNEVLAAILRLHESYPGARTGVWMTVSCPAFDLLRDLDRPTFSVLCPNEVAFPPYTADEVRGIIGERVLVGLYPGVLPPAAMDLLVERTMACGDLRIGLDMVKRAVLAAEKEARTEVTVEDVLTAYSLSRHLHVAIAVRSLAAGERAVLDAVLALEREGGGPVTAGMAYERVCAGGRTSYTTFHERLKKLEHLRLVDLAVRQGKGRTRVIEVRDGVGEVIAPSGSAEVSVVSPAGVADDGKCRYDGGR; translated from the coding sequence ATGACACCCTCCCTCCTCATGAGCGACCAGACGCTCTTCCGCGACCCCGACCTCTTCGAGTTCGACCGCCTCCCCGAACAGTTCAACTACCGCGACACCCAGGTCAAAGACCTCGCCTTCGCCCTGCGGCCCGCCCTCCGCGGCACCCGCCCCCTCAACACCGTCCTCCGGGGACCGCCCGGCACGGGGAAGACCACCGCTGTCCGCCGCATCTTCGCCGAGGTCGAGGAGACGACGCAGATGGTCGTGCCCGTCCTCGTCTCCTGCCAGAAGGACAGGACGCGGCCGGCGGTCTTCGCCCGCATCTACGAGGGGATCGCGGGCCACAAACCCCCGGCGGTCGGCGTGCCCTACACCAAGATCGTCGACGAGGTGGGGCACCTCCTGGCCACGCGCGAGGCGGTTCTCGTCGTCTGCCTCGACGACGCCGACGCACTCCTCCCCGACGGCGTGCTGAACGAGGTGCTCGCCGCCATCCTCCGCCTCCACGAGAGTTATCCGGGCGCACGGACCGGGGTGTGGATGACCGTCTCGTGCCCGGCGTTCGACCTCCTCCGCGACCTCGACCGCCCGACGTTTTCGGTGCTCTGCCCGAACGAGGTTGCCTTCCCGCCCTACACCGCCGACGAAGTGCGGGGCATCATCGGCGAGCGCGTGCTGGTCGGGCTGTACCCGGGCGTGCTGCCGCCGGCGGCGATGGACCTCCTGGTGGAGCGGACGATGGCCTGCGGCGACCTGCGGATCGGTCTGGACATGGTGAAGAGGGCGGTGCTTGCGGCGGAGAAGGAGGCGAGGACCGAGGTGACGGTCGAGGACGTGCTGACGGCGTACTCCCTCTCCCGGCACCTGCATGTGGCGATTGCAGTGCGGTCCCTCGCGGCGGGGGAGAGGGCGGTGCTCGACGCGGTCCTCGCCCTGGAGCGGGAGGGAGGCGGGCCGGTGACGGCCGGGATGGCGTACGAGCGGGTCTGCGCAGGGGGGAGGACGAGTTACACGACCTTCCACGAGAGGCTGAAGAAGTTGGAGCACCTGCGCCTCGTGGACCTCGCGGTGCGGCAGGGGAAGGGGAGGACGCGGGTGATCGAGGTGAGGGACGGCGTGGGGGAGGTGATCGCTCCTTCTGGTTCGGCGGAGGTATCGGTTGTGTCTCCGGCCGGTGTTGCGGACGATGGAAAGTGTCGATATGATGGTGGGCGGTGA
- a CDS encoding zinc ribbon-containing protein produces MSYTSGDRPGTGRYLCLGCGKVLTLDHTTDTLPPCRVCKGDEYRKE; encoded by the coding sequence ATGTCATACACATCAGGCGACAGACCGGGCACGGGCAGATACCTCTGCCTCGGGTGCGGAAAGGTCCTCACCCTCGACCACACCACCGACACCCTCCCGCCGTGCCGCGTCTGCAAAGGTGACGAGTACAGGAAAGAGTGA
- a CDS encoding DNA-methyltransferase, protein MEPIITPTGKFYNEDCISGAKKHIESNSVDLIITDPPYGINGDKLHLHYNRNEAFVVEGYVEVPASEYGEFSLNWIKEAERILKPGGSIYIVSGYTNLYHILSALRQTCLEEINHIIWKYNFGVYTSKKYVSSHYHILYYQKPGGNRTFNLESRFGVTEKAVDNGSLNYQDREDVWIINREYKPGQVKNKNELPTALLTKMIQYSSNEGDLVCDMFLGGFSTAKIAIGLNRRATGFEISPSMFDTKTEEITNIKPGSLLSTLRDPEIEEKANQGKAWTEDEKKALLIRFNQLIESGETKKNTIEILEKELGRGRWSLEKMLKNLGQSNGKRGRPKKKVGDGTLRGQSVLSYE, encoded by the coding sequence ATGGAACCGATAATTACGCCCACGGGTAAATTTTACAATGAAGACTGCATATCGGGGGCAAAAAAACATATAGAATCAAATTCTGTCGATCTTATCATCACCGATCCCCCGTATGGCATCAATGGGGATAAACTCCACCTGCACTATAATAGAAACGAGGCTTTTGTCGTTGAAGGGTATGTCGAAGTTCCCGCGTCAGAATATGGTGAATTTAGTCTGAACTGGATAAAAGAGGCGGAGCGCATTCTTAAGCCGGGTGGATCCATCTACATTGTTTCGGGATATACGAACCTCTATCATATTCTCTCTGCTCTTCGGCAGACCTGTCTTGAAGAAATCAATCACATAATCTGGAAATACAATTTCGGAGTCTATACCAGCAAAAAATATGTGTCGTCCCATTATCACATTCTCTATTACCAGAAACCAGGTGGGAACAGGACATTTAATCTGGAATCGCGGTTCGGGGTTACGGAAAAAGCAGTGGATAATGGTTCATTGAACTATCAGGACCGTGAAGATGTCTGGATCATCAACCGTGAATACAAGCCGGGGCAGGTGAAAAACAAGAATGAATTGCCGACTGCCCTGCTCACGAAAATGATACAGTACAGTAGCAATGAAGGGGATCTGGTCTGTGATATGTTCCTGGGAGGCTTTTCAACCGCAAAAATTGCTATCGGTCTGAATCGCCGGGCGACGGGTTTTGAGATCTCCCCTTCGATGTTTGATACGAAAACCGAAGAAATAACAAACATCAAACCAGGAAGTCTTCTGTCCACACTCAGAGATCCTGAGATCGAGGAGAAGGCGAACCAGGGCAAGGCATGGACCGAAGATGAGAAAAAGGCCCTGCTGATCAGGTTCAATCAGCTTATCGAATCCGGCGAAACAAAGAAAAACACGATAGAAATACTGGAAAAGGAACTTGGCCGAGGCCGGTGGTCCCTTGAGAAGATGCTGAAGAATCTGGGCCAGTCCAATGGCAAACGAGGCAGACCGAAGAAAAAAGTAGGTGATGGAACGCTCAGAGGTCAATCAGTTCTTTCTTATGAATAA
- the gatC gene encoding Asp-tRNA(Asn)/Glu-tRNA(Gln) amidotransferase subunit GatC → MVSESDVAHIAILADIGITRDELAEFTGQFNAILEYFDLLDQVEASEKPEAEKINIFREDEVVPSLTVAAALDNAGETEDDYIKAPKVM, encoded by the coding sequence ATGGTTTCTGAATCAGACGTGGCACACATTGCCATACTTGCAGATATCGGGATAACCCGCGACGAACTGGCCGAGTTCACCGGACAGTTCAACGCAATCCTGGAATACTTCGACCTCCTGGACCAGGTCGAGGCGAGCGAAAAACCGGAGGCGGAAAAGATCAATATCTTCAGGGAAGATGAGGTCGTGCCGTCCCTCACCGTCGCCGCCGCCCTCGATAACGCCGGAGAGACGGAAGACGACTATATCAAGGCCCCGAAGGTGATGTGA
- the gatA gene encoding Asp-tRNA(Asn)/Glu-tRNA(Gln) amidotransferase subunit GatA, translating into MGKITCDADDRWNAFITLCREAEHGDGPLAGVPVAVKDNISTAGIQTSCGSAVLKGYVPPYDAFVVERLKAAGAAIVGKTNMDEFGMGTTTESSAFGPTTNPVDTTRVPGGSSGGSAAAVAAGMVPMALGTDTGGSIRCPAAFCGIVGLKPTYGRTSRYGLIAYANSLEGIGPMGRTVDDVSRLFAAIAGHDPRDATSLDRPYTHTPSAEIRGLRVGVPHEFFGEGVDPAVGKTVRAAIDRFADLGAEIVECSMPSMKYALAAYYVTCTSEASSNLARFDGVRYGPANDIIPSWHESYQEHRKTHFGKEVRRRIMLGTFALSAGYYGKYYAKAQAARKNVRDDFARLFADVDVVAGPTMPTTAFRLGEKTDPLSMYLADILTVPANLAGVPAISVPCGTVSGLPVGLQLIGRHCEEERIIDAARAYEEVRA; encoded by the coding sequence GTGGGGAAGATCACCTGTGACGCGGACGACCGCTGGAACGCCTTCATCACCCTCTGCCGCGAGGCGGAGCACGGCGACGGCCCCCTGGCCGGCGTGCCCGTGGCCGTCAAGGACAACATCTCGACGGCCGGCATCCAGACCTCCTGCGGGTCGGCGGTCCTGAAGGGCTATGTCCCGCCGTACGACGCCTTCGTCGTCGAGCGCCTGAAGGCCGCCGGGGCCGCCATCGTCGGCAAGACCAACATGGACGAGTTCGGCATGGGCACGACGACCGAGTCGAGCGCCTTCGGGCCGACCACCAACCCGGTGGACACGACCCGCGTCCCCGGCGGGTCCTCGGGCGGAAGCGCCGCCGCCGTCGCCGCGGGCATGGTTCCGATGGCCCTCGGCACCGACACAGGCGGCTCTATCCGCTGCCCCGCCGCCTTCTGCGGCATCGTCGGGCTGAAGCCGACCTACGGCCGCACCTCCCGGTACGGCCTCATCGCCTATGCGAACTCCCTCGAAGGCATCGGCCCGATGGGGAGGACGGTGGACGACGTCTCCCGCCTGTTTGCGGCGATCGCCGGGCACGACCCCCGCGACGCCACCTCCCTCGACCGGCCGTACACCCACACGCCTTCGGCCGAGATCAGGGGACTGCGGGTCGGCGTGCCGCATGAGTTCTTCGGCGAAGGCGTCGACCCCGCCGTCGGAAAGACCGTCAGGGCGGCGATCGACAGGTTCGCCGACCTCGGCGCCGAGATCGTCGAGTGCTCCATGCCGAGCATGAAGTACGCCCTCGCGGCCTACTATGTCACCTGCACGAGCGAAGCCTCCTCGAACCTCGCCCGGTTCGACGGCGTCAGGTACGGCCCGGCAAACGACATCATCCCCTCCTGGCACGAGTCATACCAGGAACACCGCAAGACCCACTTCGGCAAGGAGGTGCGCCGCCGCATCATGCTCGGCACCTTCGCCCTCTCCGCCGGGTACTACGGGAAATACTATGCGAAGGCCCAGGCGGCACGCAAAAACGTCCGCGACGACTTCGCCCGCCTCTTCGCCGACGTGGACGTCGTCGCCGGCCCGACCATGCCGACGACCGCCTTCAGACTCGGCGAGAAGACCGACCCCCTCTCCATGTACCTCGCCGACATCCTCACCGTCCCGGCAAACCTCGCCGGCGTCCCGGCGATCTCGGTCCCCTGCGGCACCGTGAGCGGCCTGCCCGTCGGCCTGCAACTCATCGGCAGACACTGCGAGGAGGAGCGGATCATCGACGCCGCCCGTGCCTACGAGGAGGTGAGGGCATGA
- the gatB gene encoding Asp-tRNA(Asn)/Glu-tRNA(Gln) amidotransferase subunit GatB, translated as MSDTTDVIIGLEIHCQLNTKTKLFCGCSTDYKNDGPNTHVCPICMGLPGAMPMINKKAVEYGLKVARALNLEIPEEGEFSRKNYFYPDLPKGYQITMYDRPLAVKGYLEIEDDNGIEKKVEITRIHLEEDPGKLVHVGGTARAHYTLVDYNRSGIPLIEIVTEPDLRSPKEARRFLTKMRATLEYLGVFDGEREGALRVDANISIRGSERVEIKNITSYRGVEKALTFEITRQKGMIRRGGRVVRETRHFQEARGITTSARSKETETDYRYFPEPDLCPLRVRDWARDVVLPELPDARRDRFMARYGLSLNHARTLTGDLRLAEFYEALAAKADPALAATWTADTLLGELNYRDMPVTTVPLDHFADLIALAGKNEITDRVAVDVLRAILDAVMKGETPEMPTDYVRTHNLGKGSADAFTAVIDEVIAENEQAVADVRAGKNAALNFLVGQVMKKTRGKADPKEITPLIAARITPEGGT; from the coding sequence ATGAGCGACACGACAGACGTGATCATCGGGCTCGAGATCCACTGCCAGTTGAACACGAAGACCAAACTCTTCTGCGGGTGCTCGACCGACTACAAGAACGACGGCCCGAACACCCATGTCTGCCCCATCTGCATGGGCCTGCCCGGCGCAATGCCGATGATCAACAAAAAGGCCGTCGAGTACGGCCTGAAGGTCGCCCGCGCCCTCAACCTGGAGATCCCCGAGGAAGGAGAGTTCTCACGGAAGAACTACTTCTACCCCGACCTCCCGAAGGGCTACCAGATCACGATGTACGACAGGCCCCTCGCGGTGAAGGGCTACCTCGAGATCGAGGACGACAACGGAATCGAGAAGAAGGTCGAGATCACCAGGATCCACCTGGAAGAGGACCCCGGCAAACTCGTCCACGTCGGCGGCACCGCCCGCGCCCATTACACCCTCGTCGACTACAACAGGAGCGGCATCCCTCTCATCGAGATCGTCACCGAACCCGACCTCAGGTCGCCGAAAGAGGCGCGTCGGTTCCTCACCAAGATGCGGGCGACCCTCGAATACCTCGGCGTCTTCGACGGCGAGCGCGAGGGCGCCCTCCGTGTGGACGCAAACATCTCCATCAGGGGATCGGAGAGGGTCGAGATCAAGAACATCACATCGTACAGGGGCGTCGAAAAGGCGCTCACCTTCGAGATCACCCGGCAGAAGGGCATGATCAGGCGCGGCGGCAGGGTCGTGCGCGAGACCCGCCACTTCCAGGAGGCCCGCGGCATCACCACCTCGGCGCGGTCCAAGGAGACGGAAACCGACTACCGCTACTTCCCCGAACCCGACCTCTGCCCCCTGCGGGTGCGGGACTGGGCACGGGACGTCGTCCTCCCCGAACTCCCTGACGCCCGGCGCGACCGCTTCATGGCCCGGTACGGCCTCTCCCTCAACCATGCCCGGACCCTCACCGGCGACCTCCGCCTCGCCGAGTTCTACGAGGCCCTTGCGGCGAAGGCCGACCCGGCCCTGGCCGCCACCTGGACAGCGGACACCCTCCTCGGCGAACTGAACTACCGGGACATGCCCGTGACGACGGTGCCCCTCGACCACTTCGCCGACCTCATCGCCCTCGCCGGCAAGAACGAGATCACTGACAGGGTCGCCGTCGACGTGCTGCGGGCGATCCTCGACGCCGTCATGAAGGGCGAGACGCCCGAGATGCCGACAGACTATGTCCGCACCCACAACCTCGGCAAGGGGAGCGCCGACGCCTTCACCGCCGTCATCGACGAGGTGATCGCGGAGAACGAGCAGGCGGTCGCGGACGTCCGCGCCGGCAAGAACGCCGCTCTCAACTTCCTTGTCGGCCAGGTGATGAAAAAGACCAGGGGCAAAGCCGACCCGAAGGAGATCACGCCCCTTATTGCCGCCCGTATCACCCCAGAGGGGGGAACATAG